One Deltaproteobacteria bacterium DNA window includes the following coding sequences:
- a CDS encoding GTP cyclohydrolase II — MFAYIDPTVKQDLIVSGKLFALDENGELVPSAHEDAFIKVVGPIPLPVAYATTEALPIANQSDPFDWYAWVKRSDLDRIEQVVKTVRQHGPRDIFSLLSEQMAVNSALVYGNFSEAENPIVRIHSNCLTGDVFGSLRCDCGPQLHKALATIAQEGVGAVIYMAGHEGRGIGLWAKAITYLLQDAGHDTYQANEHLGLPADSRDFGDAARILSFLRGGNKKIRLLGNNPLKCQALKQAGFEIIEQKPLVVGVNDNNIRYLTSKREHGHIIPIEALKNTNK, encoded by the coding sequence ATGTTTGCATATATTGATCCTACAGTTAAACAAGACCTTATTGTTTCAGGCAAGCTTTTCGCCCTTGATGAAAACGGTGAGTTAGTACCATCAGCGCACGAAGATGCCTTTATCAAAGTCGTTGGGCCTATACCATTACCAGTTGCATATGCCACCACTGAGGCATTACCTATCGCTAATCAAAGCGACCCTTTTGATTGGTATGCTTGGGTTAAACGCTCAGACCTTGATCGTATTGAGCAAGTTGTAAAAACCGTGCGCCAACATGGGCCTCGCGATATCTTCTCGCTTTTAAGTGAACAAATGGCGGTAAATTCAGCCTTAGTTTATGGCAACTTTTCTGAGGCAGAAAACCCCATAGTACGTATTCACTCCAACTGCCTTACCGGCGACGTTTTTGGTTCGCTTCGTTGTGATTGTGGCCCACAATTACATAAAGCACTAGCAACCATTGCCCAAGAAGGTGTTGGGGCCGTCATTTATATGGCTGGTCATGAAGGTCGCGGTATTGGTCTTTGGGCAAAAGCCATTACTTACTTATTGCAAGATGCTGGTCATGATACTTATCAAGCTAACGAACACTTAGGGTTACCTGCTGATTCTCGTGACTTTGGCGATGCAGCTCGCATTTTAAGCTTTTTGCGTGGTGGTAATAAAAAGATACGTCTTTTAGGTAATAACCCGCTTAAATGCCAAGCGCTGAAACAAGCAGGTTTTGAAATAATCGAACAAAAACCTTTAGTTGTGGGTGTAAACGATAATAACATTCGTTATTTAACTTCTAAACGCGAGCACGGACATATAATCCCCATTGAAGCGCTTAAAAACACCAATAAATAA
- a CDS encoding sulfatase-like hydrolase/transferase: MLKSNSHKQSLRLINAAGLGFGLGALYFIADLIGTSLAVGSLADLTASGILLILIAGIFACTIGAVISTFIWLIFKLLKQTTLPKISPKLAIVALSLCFLVIAIGGFWARIGRRPLKLDSPSVAPYPNARNVLLVAVDALRADTFYGDNFTFPFNPKIASWSQNAAIFTDAESTASWTIPSVATILTGILPERHYASRGYLADWTPTLAERFRAAGYNTVAFVDNALLERRNGYTAGFANYFQKSAFRFAFSLPSFRLLPKVISQKLRNRLRVFEFGAPRLTDKAIEVIRAPNDRPLFLFMHYMDPHDPYYKNTEFSPDPDNSEPADASIMAEKIRANPQEKPSVAQLKFMHHRYNGEVQSLDEPLWRLISAFEQRFGDDAIIIITADHGEEFLDHGGLLHGMNLNRELVHVPLLIKSKDTTDFAPKLLRINAPVSLVDLAPTLLDLAGVPKDLGSNGFSMDGVSLLPYLPSRTPKKIIAMTRPLFASQTQYRRRIYRWRENNRVLIITFRKGEQGRTRELYDLTTDPYELHDLGPDNMSEVDTLDVHMATSNKKQVDSRDPLPSTVKSDIESLRGLGYVE; this comes from the coding sequence ATGTTAAAATCTAATTCACATAAGCAATCTTTACGATTAATTAACGCCGCTGGTTTAGGTTTTGGTTTAGGTGCCTTATATTTCATTGCTGACCTAATTGGTACTTCACTCGCAGTTGGCTCTTTAGCCGATTTGACCGCTTCCGGTATTTTGCTGATTTTGATTGCAGGTATATTTGCCTGCACTATCGGTGCAGTAATTAGCACCTTTATCTGGTTGATCTTTAAACTTCTAAAACAAACCACATTACCGAAAATTTCACCGAAGCTCGCAATCGTTGCGCTTTCGCTTTGTTTTTTAGTTATTGCTATTGGTGGTTTTTGGGCAAGAATCGGTCGCCGTCCATTAAAATTAGACTCACCTAGCGTAGCTCCCTATCCCAATGCGCGTAATGTATTATTGGTAGCAGTTGATGCCTTAAGGGCAGATACTTTTTATGGTGATAATTTTACTTTTCCATTTAATCCCAAAATAGCTTCTTGGAGTCAAAATGCCGCAATTTTTACTGATGCTGAATCAACAGCTAGCTGGACCATACCATCAGTAGCTACCATTCTTACTGGTATACTTCCTGAGAGGCACTACGCAAGTCGCGGCTACTTAGCTGATTGGACCCCTACTTTAGCTGAGCGCTTTCGCGCTGCTGGCTACAACACGGTGGCATTTGTTGATAATGCTTTACTTGAACGACGAAATGGCTATACCGCTGGGTTTGCAAATTACTTTCAAAAATCTGCTTTTCGTTTTGCCTTCAGTTTGCCAAGTTTTCGTTTGTTGCCTAAAGTAATCAGTCAAAAATTACGCAATAGATTAAGAGTATTTGAATTTGGTGCACCACGACTCACTGATAAAGCTATTGAAGTTATTAGAGCACCAAATGACCGGCCACTATTTTTATTTATGCATTATATGGACCCGCATGACCCCTATTATAAAAATACTGAATTCAGTCCTGATCCAGATAATAGCGAGCCAGCAGATGCTTCAATTATGGCCGAAAAAATTCGCGCCAATCCACAAGAAAAACCATCTGTGGCTCAACTGAAATTTATGCACCATCGTTATAATGGTGAAGTTCAGTCATTAGATGAACCACTTTGGCGGCTAATTTCAGCTTTTGAACAACGTTTTGGTGATGATGCGATAATTATTATTACTGCAGATCATGGTGAAGAATTTTTAGATCATGGTGGTCTACTGCATGGTATGAATTTAAATCGTGAATTGGTACATGTGCCACTGCTAATTAAAAGCAAAGACACAACAGACTTCGCACCAAAGCTACTTCGTATTAATGCACCTGTAAGTTTAGTCGATCTTGCCCCTACTCTGCTTGACTTGGCAGGTGTACCAAAAGACCTAGGTTCTAATGGTTTTAGCATGGATGGAGTTTCTTTATTGCCATATTTACCTTCACGCACACCCAAAAAAATAATCGCGATGACACGACCACTTTTTGCTTCACAAACTCAATATCGTCGCCGCATTTACCGGTGGCGTGAAAATAACCGCGTGCTCATAATTACCTTTCGCAAAGGTGAACAAGGCAGAACACGTGAGTTATACGATCTGACTACAGATCCATATGAGCTTCATGATTTGGGTCCCGATAATATGTCCGAGGTTGATACTTTAGATGTACACATGGCTACTTCTAATAAAAAACAAGTTGATAGTCGTGACCCTCTACCAAGTACTGTTAAAAGCGATATAGAAAGTCTACGTGGATTAGGTTATGTAGAATAA
- the recA gene encoding recombinase RecA, which yields MSKSSECLRLIKEAIAHIEKQFGKGSIMRLGESTVIEETPVLSSGSIGVDIALGVGGLPRGRIIEIFGPESSGKTTLALHAIAQVHKQGGMAAFVDAEHALDIRYAKALGVIPENLLVSQPDSGEQALEICESLVRTGALELLVLDSVAALVPRAEMEGDMGDSHMGLQARLMSQAMRKLTGVAHRTGTILIFINQLRQKIGVTFGNPEVTTGGNALKFYSSVRLDIRRIGPIKDGDTVIGNRTRIKVVKNKVAPPFREVELDVLYGKGIWRTGDLIDCALELGVLERSGSWISWQGKQLGQGRERTANTIDQDSELEKILHEAVLAKGFGKIIPTKRNKNEATENESSNSKLSQVATETKAVEQSTQAA from the coding sequence ATGAGTAAATCATCTGAATGTTTAAGACTTATCAAAGAAGCTATCGCGCACATTGAGAAGCAGTTTGGCAAAGGTTCAATTATGCGTCTCGGTGAAAGTACAGTGATAGAAGAAACTCCGGTATTGTCATCAGGCTCTATCGGGGTTGATATTGCTTTAGGTGTGGGGGGTTTGCCTCGCGGTCGCATTATTGAAATATTTGGTCCAGAATCTAGCGGCAAAACAACGCTGGCACTGCATGCAATTGCCCAAGTTCATAAACAAGGGGGAATGGCTGCTTTTGTTGATGCTGAACATGCCTTAGATATACGTTATGCAAAGGCGCTAGGCGTTATTCCAGAAAATCTGCTGGTGTCGCAGCCTGATAGTGGTGAACAAGCTTTAGAGATTTGCGAATCGTTAGTACGTACTGGGGCATTAGAGTTATTGGTACTTGATTCTGTCGCAGCTTTAGTGCCTCGTGCCGAAATGGAAGGCGATATGGGCGATTCGCATATGGGATTGCAAGCACGATTAATGAGTCAAGCTATGCGTAAACTCACAGGTGTCGCTCATCGCACTGGGACTATTTTGATTTTTATAAATCAATTACGACAAAAGATTGGGGTTACTTTTGGCAATCCAGAAGTTACTACTGGTGGTAACGCGCTTAAGTTTTATTCTTCAGTAAGGCTTGATATACGTCGTATCGGTCCGATTAAAGATGGTGACACCGTAATTGGCAATCGAACGCGCATCAAAGTAGTAAAGAACAAAGTAGCTCCACCATTTCGCGAAGTTGAACTTGATGTTCTTTATGGAAAAGGCATTTGGCGAACGGGTGATCTAATCGATTGTGCTTTGGAACTCGGGGTTCTTGAACGCTCAGGTTCATGGATTTCATGGCAAGGAAAACAACTTGGGCAAGGTCGTGAACGTACAGCAAATACAATTGATCAAGATAGTGAATTAGAAAAAATCTTGCATGAAGCTGTATTGGCTAAAGGTTTCGGCAAAATTATACCAACTAAGAGAAATAAAAACGAAGCAACAGAAAATGAGAGCAGTAACTCAAAGCTAAGCCAGGTGGCTACTGAAACCAAAGCTGTTGAACAATCAACACAAGCAGCATGA
- a CDS encoding CPBP family intramembrane metalloprotease, with protein MVSLTIAKPLGNIAIWGTVAYTIVAAMQLYLPLWRADRLSVPLSFFGLSLARWRSDILLALLLCAITFPPYALLYHWFMTGAYSTALEVGLPGISKMLPHSVFAPHFPQELTAWFAATLWFLQVLATHTLGVALPEETFYRGYFEPRLASFWPAKRRFWGVALGRATVVTASLFALGHFLGEWNFWRLGPFFPAFLFSWLRGRSGTIVSAVAFHAACNTFGEVLFTLYRVN; from the coding sequence TTGGTTTCTTTAACTATAGCTAAACCATTAGGAAATATAGCGATCTGGGGTACGGTCGCATATACAATCGTTGCTGCAATGCAGCTTTATTTGCCGTTATGGCGAGCTGATCGACTTAGCGTTCCGCTTTCTTTTTTTGGTTTATCATTAGCTCGCTGGCGTAGCGACATATTATTAGCGTTACTTTTATGTGCAATTACTTTCCCTCCATATGCCTTATTGTATCATTGGTTTATGACCGGTGCTTATAGCACGGCACTAGAAGTGGGGTTGCCTGGCATTTCTAAAATGTTGCCACACAGTGTATTTGCTCCACATTTTCCACAAGAATTGACTGCTTGGTTTGCTGCAACCTTATGGTTTTTACAAGTATTGGCAACCCACACTCTTGGTGTGGCGTTGCCAGAAGAAACATTTTATCGTGGATATTTTGAACCAAGATTAGCTAGTTTTTGGCCTGCCAAAAGACGCTTTTGGGGGGTTGCGTTAGGTCGAGCCACAGTAGTTACAGCATCTTTGTTTGCTTTGGGGCATTTTTTAGGTGAATGGAATTTTTGGCGCTTGGGGCCATTTTTTCCAGCATTTTTGTTTTCGTGGTTACGTGGTCGTAGTGGTACGATTGTTTCTGCTGTAGCGTTTCATGCAGCATGTAATACTTTTGGTGAAGTATTGTTTACTCTCTATCGAGTTAATTGA
- a CDS encoding Crp/Fnr family transcriptional regulator, which produces MVFGNMSAFIKEYPPGTVVFEEHDPGSRMFVIHSGKVKIFRCISGAEVVLAFLGAGDFFGEMAILENLPRSASAEVVERSKLIEVDTDTFEEMIRNNTEIAMRMMRQLARRLRESDRRLEQLHIDSAVGRAIEVLRWLEPQGVIDDEWSRLIGAYEHIDIAAQAGISARQASTVLQQLELAGCMRIEGNDILIAQRKHLDEYAMYLDMRRKYDQQVSLPAEVIQLKHEDHIRAIRALLSTLKMPTEMLNARQQALASNYQRYFELKQRFKNIDDRDA; this is translated from the coding sequence ATGGTTTTTGGCAATATGTCAGCATTCATTAAAGAATACCCTCCTGGTACTGTCGTTTTCGAAGAACACGACCCAGGTAGTCGAATGTTTGTAATTCACAGCGGCAAAGTAAAAATTTTTCGTTGCATTTCAGGTGCTGAAGTAGTGCTAGCTTTTTTGGGTGCTGGCGACTTTTTTGGTGAAATGGCAATACTTGAGAACCTGCCACGTTCAGCATCAGCAGAAGTAGTAGAAAGATCAAAATTGATTGAGGTCGATACTGATACTTTTGAAGAAATGATTCGCAATAACACCGAGATTGCGATGCGTATGATGCGTCAATTGGCTCGCCGCTTAAGAGAATCGGATCGACGTTTAGAACAATTGCATATAGATAGTGCAGTAGGAAGAGCTATTGAAGTTTTACGTTGGCTTGAACCACAAGGAGTTATTGATGATGAGTGGAGCAGGCTAATAGGAGCTTATGAGCATATCGATATAGCAGCTCAGGCCGGAATTTCTGCACGACAAGCTAGCACTGTTCTGCAGCAACTTGAACTAGCTGGATGTATGCGTATTGAAGGCAATGATATTCTAATTGCTCAACGTAAACATCTTGATGAGTATGCGATGTATTTAGATATGCGTCGCAAATACGACCAGCAAGTAAGTTTGCCTGCTGAAGTTATTCAACTTAAGCATGAAGATCATATACGAGCCATACGCGCTTTACTTTCGACGTTAAAAATGCCAACCGAAATGTTAAATGCGCGGCAGCAAGCATTGGCCAGCAATTATCAAAGATATTTTGAACTAAAACAACGTTTTAAAAACATTGATGACCGTGACGCATGA